A stretch of DNA from Mobula birostris isolate sMobBir1 chromosome 26, sMobBir1.hap1, whole genome shotgun sequence:
TTTCAAGTCGCGCCATAACTCTCGTCATTTCACAGTTTGACAGAATCGCGAGTAGAAGGTTTCAGCTTCATTGAGAGGGGTCCAGAAATTCGCCGAGAGACAGTGCAGTGCCCATGGAGGACAGTACTTCTTGGTCAACCCGGAAAACTAGAAATCAACTCCAACCGGTGAGGTCGGTTGGCGAGGAGTCATTCATGGAATCGAGAGACACACTGGCATCAAAGCGCCCCCACCCCCAGAGAAGTTTAAAGTGTCCACTTTCTGGGCCATCAGTGACATGTTCCTCCTCTTGCCTCCGCCGCACTCACCCATCACTAAAGATCCCGCTGCTGTTGGGAGGTTAAACATCTCACAATCTGCTCTGCCCCAGTGGGCGAGGGCTCCGATTGCGGGGTCCTGAGCTCCATGTAGCGGGGCGGGGTAGGTCGCTCTCTGATCTGTGATGTCGAGTGATTCGGCTCCCACTCTCCGTGAGGGACGGGAGGTTGGATTCTCCCCAGAATCGGAGCTCTGGGTTCAGTCGGTGTAGAGACGGGGATCGCCGAACAGTGGTTCCCGGAATGGAGTATCGCTCAAGGGAATAGGTGGCAGGAGAGAGGAGGCAAGGACTGGGCAGTGGGAGAGGGTCTGTTATCCGATGGTGAAGGACGAGAGTTCCACCTTCACTGGAAGTCCAGTGAAAGTCCAAGAGTTGTTTCTTTGGGGAGTTCTAAATAATAAATTGAAACGTGTCATTCTACTGTGTTGACAACCACAGTGGAATGTCCTGACCCCACTGACACCTCACATCCCACTGTGTCCCTTCACTGGATCCCTTCACGTTCCTTCCTGTGAAACCACcataaaaactgacaaacaacaggaattctgcagatgctggaaattcaagcaacacacatcaaatttgctggtgaacgcagcaagccaggcagcatctctagaaagaggtacagtcgacgtcagggtctcggcctgaaacgtcgactgtacctcttcctagagatgctgcctggcctgctgcgttcaccagcaactttgatgcgtgttgctaaAAACTGACAAATTAACACGACAGCAGAAATAACACCAATGAACAGAAAGTGTTAAATCATGGTTCGTCCGAAAACACACCGAAAAGAGAAATGTTTCATTAAAAGACGAAAACAATTCACCAAACACAACTCCATCGAGTAAAACTGATGCTGGACACGAACGCGATTAGACTGTAAGTCAACATTTCCACTGTAAAGTTAGCTAGGATATTATAATGTAGAAGTTATGCATTGCTGGGTGATCGTATTTATCCGGTGATCATCGCAGGAGGTATTTATCGGACACTTACCTGTAACAAAGAGCTTGGCCCCCGGGCCGAACACCCACACAGTGTGGGATTCCGGGCATCAGCAATTACCCAGGACACTGCAATCAGGCAGAAAACACGGTCAGACGTTCCCGTTTCAGCATGAAACCAGACTTCACACATTCCGACTGTCCCGGTCTGTGAGGGACTGGAGGGGGTGAACTCACAGCCGTATCGCCAGACTGACATTAAACGACATCAAACACTCGACAGTGGGTGACGGGATTCGGAAACATTCCAAATATGGCAAGAATGGCATTGCAAAAATAGCGTATAATGGGTAAAATTAAAGTAACCTTATGAAGAGTGAATGATGAGAGTGTTTTCATCCGTTGCAAAGATGTGAAGTGTATCATGTTTGCTGACCCCAGTTTTTGTTTTACCCTCTCTCACTGTGACAAGTAGCCACTGCCCGCTGAAAACCACTTTCCGCAGTAATAGACGGCAGCGTCATTCATCTCCACGTTTTTTATGATCAACTGGTAAACGGTGCCGGCGCTGTTGGCTGCCGACGTGAAACGGTCGCTGCTAAACCCAGGCCCGTAGCTTGGACTACTCCAGGAATGATAGTAGTATAGGATCCACTGTGGACCTATTCCCGGTATCTGTTTGTACCAGCCAACACCATAGCTATCCTTTGTTCCGATGTCACAATTCAGCGTGGCCGTGGCTCCCGGTCTCACAGACACGGTCGGAGTCTGAGTCAGAGTTTGGGACTCTCCAGCTGTGAAAGACAGGA
This window harbors:
- the LOC140188257 gene encoding immunoglobulin lambda-1 light chain-like, encoding KVDVKFEFLSFTAGESQTLTQTPTVSVRPGATATLNCDIGTKDSYGVGWYKQIPGIGPQWILYYYHSWSSPSYGPGFSSDRFTSAANSAGTVYQLIIKNVEMNDAAVYYCGKWFSAGSGYVFGPGAKLFVTAQQLPDPSVKLLGPSAENISAKGSGTLVCLVSKLSMGFPVVSWTVNDSPTSSEVQTSRVTQNADKTFSHSSYPTVPGADWSSGKSYSCSVQQGAASTISATVTQSSC